The Chlorocebus sabaeus isolate Y175 chromosome 22, mChlSab1.0.hap1, whole genome shotgun sequence genome segment TACAGTTTTAGTGTagacaggcacatacacacacacacaaagtaaataTTGTAAAAGATGAGACTAGAAACAAAGAACCAAGACGCTGAATTACAGCATAAAGATAACCTAGTCGGACCTAGAATACTGCTTATATGATCCCTATCTGGTTCCTTGCTTTGTGATTAATATTCAGTTTCAGAGAGCCTCAAAGAGTCAAgccttttatttgtattaaattcCAAAAGCAAGTGATAAGCTGTGTTTTTAATTGGCCACCTGCATCCACAATTTAAAATCTGCATGAGAAAAGGAAGGATGCCCTTTGGAAAAAATGTTTCtccatatgttcacacaaaatgagttttagaaataatttttaaaattaagaatcttACGTAATGTTACTTTTTGAAGCTAAAGACTTAATTTGAAAGTAAAAGTCATTAGTCCTGGCAGAAATGTAGTCTTAATAATGCGTTTCTTTCTACAAACAGGAGAACCCTGCCTATGAGGAATATATAAGACCACTATTACAAAGTTGGAGATCCAAGCTATGAAATAACCAACAGTATTCAGGAAGCAACAAGCACCATCATGTGATAATGGTACTATGGCATATATgcaacattaaaattttaaattagatatTTATGTTTCAGAGTCATTATCTTTTAAATACAGTCTGAAGTGATATATGTGAAATAATATCTGtgatttacttcaaaataatccaTAGGAGAAAAAAGTCAAAGTGAATAGTTGTTGAAGCTGGGTAATGGGCAGGTACATGGGTGTTCATTACACTATTCTCTCTACTTCTGAATGTGTTTCAAATTTCCGGTGGAagggtggatcatgcctgtaatcccaacacattagGAGGTCAagacaagaggattacttgagcctagaagttcaagaccagcctgagcaacatagagagatgccatctctatgaaaataactataaaaaattggccaggggtacatgtctgtggtcccagctattgagAGGCttattgcctgagcccaggaggttgaggctgcagtgagctgtgatcacaccactgcatttcagcctgagcaacagagtaagaactatctcaaaaaagaaaagaagtttcccACAGTAAAACCGCACCACTGTCCATTTATAGCATCTATTTGGTTAAATACCAGGATTTTGCTTTAGATCTAGCAAAAGCCAATAGGCTCATTAGTTAGTGTGTTTTTAGCACACACTTATCCTTGGGTTTAAAAggacacacatacatgcacacacacaatcctCCTAAGTGCTTATACTTGCTGTAATCTAAATAAAATACAGCTCGAAGAATGcaactatcattttttaaaaatcaactcttCCACagtgaaaatgatttaaaatttcattaaaagacATAACTGTCTCAAGTTACCCAAATATAATGAAGCTACATTTTTCATATCACTTTCAATTACCCAATTAGACAAAACACTCTAAATGTCACAAGTAAAAtggcaacaaaaaaaaattcagctggcTACTTTTCCTAATTTACTCATATAAACAATCATTTCATTGTTAATAATTAGTAAATTTGAGAAAATTTACCAAAAGCAAACTTATCTCCAGTAAACAGGACAAAGAAGAGGCCTTAtaagtttttaactttaaaaaacttgggccgggcgcagtggctcacacctgtaatcccagcacttcgggaggccagggcaggtgaatcacctgaggtcaggagttcaaaaccagcctggtcaacatggtaaaacccccaactctactaaaaatacaaaaattagccgggtacgatggcacacacctgtaatcccagctactcaggaggctgaggcaggagaaccgcttgaacctgggaggcagaggttgccgtgagccaagatcacgccattgcactccagcctgggtgacaagagtgagacactgtctcaaaaataaataaataaaaatcatttaaaaattaaaaaaaaataaaaactgggaaCTAGCATTATTCCTATTTCCACACCTGTTTTCAAcccaaatcattttatttcatattgacCTCAGCTAGTTCAACAACACGTAACTggttgggccttttttttttttttttaaggtaactATCAAATCAATTTTGAATACAagataattttccaaaatgataAACTCGTACTCGTATATGGATTTACTGAAACCACAGCAACCTGTCAATAACATCAAAGGATCTTAGTTTGAAGATGGTGAAAATAGGCTAATTATAGGTTTCTGGATGTTGGTcatttgtcaaattttaaaataaattttcagagaCGTGCAAAAATAGACATAAGGAAGTGCTGTCATCTTCTTTGCAGAGAGAGAACCTTAGAATATtctcacagagagaaagagaaaaggaggggcCTGCTTGCCCCAGGGCACACAGCCTCAGAGTTCCACTCTTCCCTTAGAAAATAGGGAATAAATTACACGACTTCCTTTTATACGGTGGTCTAACAAAGTAGGAAGTCtcagtataattaaaataatcctTCCTATGAGTTAAAAATAAGACtacagggaaagaaataaaagtacgTGTATTTCTTCAACTGTTCTAGGTCCTTCATTCACTGCAGTTTGTTCCTTCTCTTCAGAAATAAACTTAACTTTGTTAACAAAATACATTTGTGGATCACCACAAAACATGAGCATAAAGGGCTAGAGTCATTTTGTTCCTGTGCttagcagaaaactgaaataatgGTCATAGAACCGTGGGcaattaaagaaaaatctgtaatcttcaacataaattattttgaaaaatatgaaaaactgtatGTTCACTGTTCAAATACGCACCCTTTCAGTCAAAATTAATAATTCCATCCATCCTTGCTTCAATGACACAACAATTCTTATAAACTGCAACCTAAGATCCCACTGTGGCCTctcaaattaaatacaaatatgcTACAGGCAGTAAACAATGGGACATAAACAATGCATATTTTAGACAAGGAATATGATTTTCTCCCCTtaataataatcaataaatacaaacttaattttcatatttcattttttattagttttttttttttttttttctggtagacaGTACACTTGAGAATTATACTGCACCAGGCATAAAGAGTAAGATTTCTACCACAGGGACATTTTGTATTCAGAattcaatataaatatttctagtCAGACATTTCCATGGCTACAGATATTTGGTTCCTTGATTTATATGCATAGAAAGAAACAGTTGCCATAACTGTAAAAAGCAGTACTTAATAAGTACTTTTAAATGATTGGAACAGTTTTCCTTTAATATTACAATACTACTTATTTATTGGTTTGGAAACTAGGTCACCCTACatgatgttttgatttttctcaaaGGCATCATGAGTACTCTGCTTATTCtttcattcttgtatttttagcctTCTAGTTGAGTTAGGGACCATTTTATCAGAAATCATTCTAGCACTGTAATAAGAAAAGCTCTGTTAAGGGTAGATTATATACCATAATGATTTTCAgacttctttttataaaaaaggtATCTGGAGACTCTGAACAGGCACATGCATACTCAGGAGGAAGGGAACAAAACACGGAGGAGTGTGCCAAAGCACAAAACTTCCTTCTGGTCCTCACTGccttcaaataaatacaaatatttaaaagaaaaaaaaaatctcacactgtaatttaaaaaaaaaaaaaaaaaaaatcagtattttccgTGTTTCCAGGAACCTGTGGCAGGGTCGGAGATCAGTCGTCTGTCTTCCGGGCTAGCCTACAGAAGGTCCAGTTGTGCTCCACTGTGTTTTCATTGGCCCGCTCACTCATGTGATGCACCCGGGTGTTGCGGATCGTGAAACCTTGTTTTGTAATGTATTCCATCAGGTGGACCCTAAGAGACACTTCCTGGTGATAATCACAGGGTCCAAAAGTAAAGGAAACCTGGCAGTCTCTGGTGTCCATCATGTGCTTATTCCACTTGGTAAAATAATTTGAGATGCCTTCTAGTAAGGAATGGACCTTGGTGGTGATGGTTAGTTGGGTTATGATGACAGCCACTGGGTTGGAGTACTTAGAAAGCTTCCGAGTACTAGACAGCTCCACAACTTCTTCAAAAGTATCCATGGGATACAAAGGCTTAGGATCATTGAGACACTG includes the following:
- the KCTD6 gene encoding BTB/POZ domain-containing protein KCTD6 produces the protein MDNGDWGYMMTDPVTLNVGGHLYTTSLTTLTRYPDSMLGAMFGGDFPTARDPQGNYFIDRDGPLFRYVLNFLRTSELTLPLDFKEFDLLRKEADFYQIEPLIQCLNDPKPLYPMDTFEEVVELSSTRKLSKYSNPVAVIITQLTITTKVHSLLEGISNYFTKWNKHMMDTRDCQVSFTFGPCDYHQEVSLRVHLMEYITKQGFTIRNTRVHHMSERANENTVEHNWTFCRLARKTDD